In Pseudomonas sp. FP1742, the DNA window GTTTTACAGCATTCCTTCATAGAACCTCTTCATCTCTGGGCATCTGAATTAAGGCATTTCTTTTTTGGAAGCGCTTTCGGCAAGGACCAGCTTGCAGTCTTCATACCAAATATGCCACCGGTTGACGAACGAGATTCAAATCAAGTTGTTGGTTTATTTAGGAATGCTGTACGAGATTTCGGAGACGAGTTTCTTAATTCAATTTTACAAGACATGCAACATCTTGGTTACGACTTGCAATCGGTAGAGTTGGGCTTTCCTGTTTCTATAGACCCTCTCGTTGTGCCGCCCGGACTGAACTGTATAAAAATCAAGGAAGTCGGCGTTAGAGGACATGTAGATCAACTTACAATGTCGCAAGGCATGTACAGGGTCCTAGCTCTTTTAGTTAATGTTAACTACCTACTACTAAAAAAGACAAGCACTTGTGTAATCATTGATGATATCGGCGAGGGACTTGACTTTGAACGCTCCTGCAAACTCATATCTTTATTGAGACAAAAAGCTCAAGACTCAAATATTCAAATAATAATGTCTACGAATGATAGATTCGTCATGAATGAAGTACCTTTATCCGAGTGGACTGTTCTGCACCGCATCGGCTCTGAGGTCCATGTAAGCAACTACCACAACTCCAAAGAAAAATTCGACGAGTTTAGATTTACAGGATTAAGCAATTTTTCATTTTTTGAAATGGATTACCTAACAGATCAAGGTGAGGAACTATAATGAGACGATTAGCATTTTTTGTAGAAGGATATTCTGAAATGCTTTTCGTGGAGAGACTTGTCGTAGCTATTGCGGGAAAAAATGAAGTTCGTATTGAAGAGATTAGAATCAAAGGCGGCAAAACTGTTCCGAAGAGCATTGTTACCGTAAAGGCGGCAGATGATGACGTGGGTCAGCAATACTATATTTTGATAGTCGATTGCGGTGGAGATCACCAAGTAAGGACTAGACTTCAAGAAGAGCATCAAAACTTGACTGACAAAGGATATGAGAAAATCGTATGTGTTCGAGACGTCCGACCGTCATTTTCTCGCGCGGATATCCCTAAGCTTTATGCCGGTTTAAGAACTGGCTTAAACACGGACCTTACACCCGTAGACTTTATTCTGTCTATCATGGAAGTCGAAGCGTGGTTTTTGGCTGAGTTCAATCACTACGAAAAAATAGATCCGTCACTTACACCAAGTATGGTAGCGTCGTTCCTCACATTCGATCCCACTACAGATGATCCAACCCTGAGAGATGAGCCTGCGGCGGATTTGAACAACTGCTATGCGTTGGTAGGTCAAGCGTATACAAAGGGCGATGTCACTCGCACAATGGACGCTCTTGATTACGCATACGTGTACACAGATTTGGGCGACCGCATACCGGAAATTAAACGGCTGGTAGCGCATGTGGATTTATTTTTAACTCCAGAATGAGGGCTGCGTAAATCACAATTTTCTATCGATACAACTCCATAACCTTCAGGGGATGGGTTCGGAGCCAGGAAGTCACTGCTAGCTCGTTTGCCGATCATCCATAACTGCCCTAGTGGAATTCAAGCGTTTGGATCATTCATTTTAATTGGCATTGCGATATTTATCACTTACCCCCCAGCGCCAAAATCAATGGGTTTTGGTCTCTATTACAGTGAAATGGGCTAAACGACCTAGAAGCCTTGCTGCACTGCGTTTCCCAGCGATGTTGTCACCTTCCTAAGATACGTGCCCCCTCCCCTGATGCGAGCTATTGAGAAATAGAAAACTCGATAAAGCGCTTGTTTTCAAACAATGCTCCCTTGCGAAACGGGGTCTCCAGAGATCACCACCAAACTTGTCTTGCTCCGTTCCCTGCGCAAAGCCGCTGCACTTTTTTGCAAATCCTTTCACTTCGTGAAATCGCCATATGCAGTGCAAGCCCCGCTGTGGGCTTAGGCGCGCTCTTGACTTGCACACCACCAGCCT includes these proteins:
- a CDS encoding AAA family ATPase, with translation MKLVSLKYSENIGHDREWILNELTLGDKNLIVGRNSAGKSRTLHVLGSLARILTSSQYMLPTSCKYHCEWTNSSGSLYAYEYTVENSRITLERLTIDNKIYIDRKEVGFGVIYYEQVNGGTNLPFQSPENEFAIAKRRDVLQHSFIEPLHLWASELRHFFFGSAFGKDQLAVFIPNMPPVDERDSNQVVGLFRNAVRDFGDEFLNSILQDMQHLGYDLQSVELGFPVSIDPLVVPPGLNCIKIKEVGVRGHVDQLTMSQGMYRVLALLVNVNYLLLKKTSTCVIIDDIGEGLDFERSCKLISLLRQKAQDSNIQIIMSTNDRFVMNEVPLSEWTVLHRIGSEVHVSNYHNSKEKFDEFRFTGLSNFSFFEMDYLTDQGEEL